The Pyrobaculum sp. 3827-6 genome has a segment encoding these proteins:
- a CDS encoding ABC transporter permease, with product MKIQTLSSLNIIAALALAFVIGAVLMLASGYDPASSYYSMLVTPFSDRVYLLSALAFSAPIVLTGLTFALGLRTGLFNIGAEGQVYMGALGAVIAAYFARSLAALPLAFAIGLALAVLWSAVPAVLKMWRGVNEVVSTIMMNWVAYWTVIMAVSTAFANPLQPEESVKTPEAARLTPLIPGTDFTVAVPVAYIVASLMYIFLKYSVWGYRISVSGLNPTAARSYGIKPERAVLAVFALGALTAGLAGVLQVVARPPSYSLMRNLANVYGIGFDGITAAMLGRGHPLGVVLASIFLGVMQEGARHMQIEAGTPFEFVRVVQGLIILLLAVQILRRP from the coding sequence ATGAAGATCCAGACGCTTTCCAGCCTCAACATTATCGCCGCGTTGGCTCTGGCGTTTGTGATAGGCGCCGTGCTTATGTTGGCCTCGGGCTACGACCCGGCCTCCTCCTACTACTCCATGCTCGTCACCCCCTTCTCGGATAGGGTCTACCTCCTCTCAGCTCTTGCATTCTCGGCGCCCATAGTCCTCACCGGGCTGACCTTCGCCCTTGGGCTCAGGACGGGGCTCTTCAACATAGGGGCCGAGGGGCAGGTATACATGGGCGCCCTGGGGGCGGTGATCGCCGCTTACTTCGCGAGGAGCTTGGCGGCTCTGCCGCTTGCCTTCGCCATTGGCCTAGCCCTCGCCGTGTTGTGGTCGGCCGTGCCCGCAGTGTTGAAGATGTGGCGCGGCGTCAACGAGGTGGTGAGCACGATAATGATGAACTGGGTCGCCTACTGGACCGTCATCATGGCGGTCTCGACAGCGTTCGCCAACCCCCTCCAGCCCGAGGAGTCTGTAAAGACGCCGGAGGCCGCGAGGCTCACCCCCTTGATTCCGGGCACCGACTTCACAGTGGCGGTGCCTGTGGCGTATATAGTGGCCTCGCTGATGTACATATTTCTGAAGTACAGCGTGTGGGGGTACAGGATATCTGTCAGCGGGTTGAATCCAACCGCCGCGAGGTCGTACGGCATAAAGCCAGAGCGGGCTGTGCTCGCCGTCTTCGCCCTGGGGGCGCTGACAGCCGGCCTAGCCGGCGTGTTGCAGGTGGTGGCGAGGCCGCCGTCCTACAGCTTAATGAGAAACCTCGCCAATGTATACGGCATAGGCTTCGACGGCATCACCGCAGCGATGCTGGGCAGGGGGCACCCCCTCGGCGTGGTGCTGGCCTCGATATTCCTCGGCGTTATGCAGGAGGGGGCGCGACACATGCAGATTGAGGCGGGGACGCCTTTTGAGTTTGTGAGGGTGGTGCAAGGCCTCATCATACTGCTCCTCGCAGTGCAGATTTTGAGGAGGCCGTGA
- a CDS encoding RecB-family nuclease gives MELVVAVYNISSVPKMLELAKITYGFGVRRFALIKVFGAAAQQIGDLFKLAFKMGGEVLVFNDVKDAVEVLRPDVIYALGRPDRDTKPVEKADGRVMLLVHGSDLVFSPRELPPNAVLSHAVEKDIGSAGQLAVALYKLLGG, from the coding sequence ATGGAGCTGGTTGTCGCGGTTTACAACATAAGCTCCGTCCCCAAGATGCTGGAGCTGGCGAAGATCACATACGGCTTCGGAGTTAGGCGGTTTGCGCTTATTAAAGTCTTCGGCGCGGCGGCTCAGCAGATCGGGGACCTCTTCAAGCTGGCGTTTAAGATGGGGGGCGAGGTCCTGGTTTTCAACGACGTAAAAGACGCTGTGGAGGTGCTGAGGCCTGACGTCATCTACGCCCTGGGTAGGCCGGACAGAGATACCAAGCCGGTCGAAAAGGCAGACGGCAGGGTGATGCTACTGGTACACGGCTCAGACCTCGTCTTCTCCCCCCGGGAGCTACCGCCCAACGCCGTCTTAAGCCACGCCGTCGAGAAGGACATCGGCTCCGCTGGACAGTTGGCAGTGGCGCTTTACAAACTCCTTGGGGGGTAG
- a CDS encoding ABC transporter permease, with the protein MIDLILMQALLAAVPILLASLGEILMERSGVVNIGLEGLMLLGAFSGPLFVDYLHYRLGAQLPDPLWPLAAFLAAALVGMAVGLVHGYISTYLAGDQIISGVAINLFAAGAVAYGIQAYWGVAGYKQVPDWAKADPLALAAFALVLAGFMWYALFRSRLGIVIRACGEDPESAFNVGVDVNRVRLLATVIGSSLAALAGAYLSIAYLSVVTKEISAGRGFIALANVVFANWNPALAVAGAYIFGFFDALSYWLQTAGVARYEITRMIPYIATLLIVAGVIGRARPPRAVGKPFRRE; encoded by the coding sequence GTGATCGACCTAATACTAATGCAAGCCCTCTTAGCCGCCGTGCCGATTCTCCTGGCGTCGCTGGGGGAGATCTTGATGGAGAGGAGCGGCGTCGTCAACATCGGGCTGGAGGGCCTTATGTTGCTAGGCGCCTTCTCAGGTCCGCTCTTCGTAGACTACCTACACTACAGACTTGGGGCTCAGTTGCCAGATCCCCTCTGGCCGCTTGCGGCTTTCCTAGCCGCCGCGCTAGTCGGCATGGCGGTAGGCCTCGTGCACGGCTACATATCCACCTACCTGGCCGGCGATCAGATAATCAGCGGGGTGGCCATAAACCTCTTCGCCGCAGGCGCCGTGGCTTACGGAATACAGGCCTACTGGGGCGTGGCCGGGTATAAACAGGTGCCTGACTGGGCGAAGGCCGACCCCCTGGCGCTCGCCGCCTTCGCCCTGGTCCTCGCCGGCTTTATGTGGTATGCGCTGTTCAGGTCTAGGCTGGGTATCGTCATCAGGGCATGCGGCGAGGATCCAGAATCGGCGTTTAACGTAGGCGTAGACGTCAACAGAGTAAGGCTCCTAGCCACAGTCATAGGCTCCTCCCTCGCGGCGCTCGCGGGGGCGTATCTCAGCATTGCCTACCTCTCTGTAGTCACCAAGGAGATATCCGCCGGCAGGGGCTTCATCGCGCTGGCCAACGTTGTTTTCGCCAACTGGAACCCAGCCCTCGCGGTGGCGGGCGCCTACATATTTGGCTTCTTCGACGCCCTCTCCTACTGGCTACAGACGGCGGGGGTCGCCAGGTACGAAATAACGAGAATGATACCGTACATAGCCACCCTCCTCATAGTAGCCGGCGTAATTGGCCGCGCCAGGCCGCCGAGGGCGGTGGGGAAGCCGTTTAGGAGAGAATAA
- a CDS encoding ABC transporter ATP-binding protein: MKASLKEIHKVFSDGTHALRGVSLDISPGEVLALLGENGAGKTTLMKILAGVYRPTSGEIYIEGRRVRFRNARDAQRAGIAMVHQHLSLIPGLTAIENIALAEGAGLRPISAEVRQRAVKIAEELGFDVEWDRDVEELPLGVRQRVEIVKALYWGADLLILDEPTTVLSPLEVKSLFQVVRRLRERGKSVVYITHKIPEVLEIADRVVVLRRGVKVAEFTPPYDPKRLVEAMVGELRVEAVSRVGRPGERPVLEVADLWVYEGGRAVVQGVNLVVREREILAVVGVEGNGQEHLVEAIVGVRRHKGVVKIHGGYAYIPDDRQRKAMLLERPLVENAVLGREGEFARRGLISWSAASRFTAKLIEEFGIVAPGPWAVARHLSGGNQQKLVVGRELSRGARLIIAHQPTRGLDVATTEYVQQLLIKARNGGAGVLLVTSDLDEAYKLADTIAVMYRGKVVAVGPVDEMTVEVVGRKMAGL, translated from the coding sequence CGCTGGGAAGACCACTCTTATGAAGATACTGGCCGGCGTCTACCGCCCCACCTCGGGGGAGATATACATAGAGGGGAGGAGGGTGAGGTTTAGAAACGCCAGGGATGCGCAGAGGGCTGGTATCGCCATGGTGCACCAGCATCTCTCCCTAATACCGGGCCTCACCGCTATTGAAAACATAGCGCTCGCCGAGGGCGCCGGTCTGAGGCCCATATCTGCAGAGGTTAGGCAGAGGGCTGTGAAGATCGCGGAGGAGCTGGGTTTCGACGTCGAGTGGGACAGGGATGTGGAGGAGCTGCCTCTGGGGGTTAGGCAGAGGGTTGAGATAGTGAAGGCCCTGTACTGGGGGGCCGACTTGTTGATACTTGACGAGCCCACCACCGTGCTGTCGCCTCTAGAGGTGAAGTCGCTCTTCCAAGTGGTGAGGAGGCTTAGGGAGCGGGGCAAGTCTGTGGTGTACATTACCCACAAAATCCCGGAGGTGCTTGAAATTGCGGATAGGGTGGTGGTGTTGAGGAGGGGGGTTAAGGTGGCGGAGTTTACGCCGCCCTACGACCCGAAGAGGCTTGTGGAGGCTATGGTGGGCGAGTTGAGGGTGGAGGCCGTCAGCCGCGTCGGGCGGCCGGGGGAGAGGCCTGTTCTAGAGGTCGCGGATCTGTGGGTGTACGAGGGCGGCAGGGCTGTGGTTCAGGGGGTGAACCTAGTGGTTAGGGAGAGGGAGATACTGGCCGTGGTGGGGGTGGAGGGTAACGGGCAGGAGCATTTGGTGGAGGCTATCGTAGGCGTGAGGAGGCACAAGGGCGTTGTGAAGATCCACGGCGGGTACGCCTACATACCCGACGACAGACAGAGGAAGGCCATGCTTCTCGAAAGGCCGCTGGTGGAGAACGCCGTGTTGGGGAGGGAGGGGGAGTTCGCGCGGCGCGGCTTAATCTCGTGGAGCGCGGCCAGCCGCTTCACCGCTAAGCTAATTGAGGAATTTGGAATCGTGGCGCCGGGCCCGTGGGCGGTGGCGAGGCACCTCTCAGGGGGCAACCAGCAGAAGCTGGTGGTGGGTAGGGAGCTGAGTAGAGGGGCTAGGCTCATCATAGCGCACCAACCCACGAGGGGGCTCGACGTCGCGACCACCGAGTATGTCCAGCAGTTGCTAATCAAGGCGAGGAACGGGGGCGCCGGCGTTCTCCTTGTGACGAGCGATCTAGATGAGGCGTATAAGCTGGCCGACACCATAGCCGTGATGTACAGAGGCAAGGTGGTGGCCGTGGGGCCTGTGGACGAGATGACTGTCGAGGTGGTGGGCAGGAAGATGGCTGGGCTATGA
- the udp gene encoding uridine phosphorylase — protein MAQRPVVGGKAYHILVAPGEVPRYVLLPGDPGRVPLIARHWEGAREVARNREFVTWVGRYKGVQIAATSTGIGSGSTAIAVEELLQAGADTFIRVGTTGALRREVKLGDLVIGVAAVRWDGASRWYAPPEYPAVAHWRVVSALVTAAEALGVRYHVGIVASTDSFYVGQERPGHGGFLPPWARGLIDTLRSLRVVSFEMESATIFTLSSIYGARAGGVYAAIANRETDEFAPEVGVEDAIRVANEAVRILAEYDSQGSARP, from the coding sequence ATGGCCCAGAGGCCGGTGGTCGGCGGCAAGGCGTATCACATCTTAGTCGCGCCGGGGGAGGTTCCGCGCTACGTGTTGCTACCCGGCGACCCCGGGCGGGTGCCGCTGATAGCGCGGCACTGGGAGGGGGCTAGGGAGGTGGCTAGGAACCGGGAATTCGTCACGTGGGTCGGCAGGTACAAGGGCGTCCAGATAGCGGCTACGTCTACGGGCATCGGCTCGGGCTCTACTGCCATCGCAGTCGAGGAGCTCCTCCAGGCCGGGGCGGACACCTTTATTAGAGTGGGGACCACGGGGGCGCTGAGGCGGGAGGTGAAGCTGGGCGACCTTGTAATAGGCGTGGCGGCGGTGAGGTGGGACGGAGCCTCTAGGTGGTACGCCCCGCCGGAGTACCCGGCGGTGGCCCACTGGAGAGTGGTGTCTGCCCTCGTCACCGCCGCGGAGGCGCTGGGGGTTAGGTACCACGTCGGCATAGTAGCCTCCACCGACTCGTTCTACGTAGGTCAGGAGAGGCCGGGCCACGGGGGGTTCCTCCCGCCGTGGGCCCGGGGGCTGATAGACACTTTGAGGAGCCTCAGGGTGGTTTCATTTGAGATGGAGTCCGCCACCATCTTTACCCTCTCGTCGATCTACGGCGCCAGGGCGGGGGGCGTCTACGCGGCGATTGCCAACCGCGAGACAGACGAGTTCGCCCCCGAGGTAGGCGTGGAGGACGCCATTAGGGTGGCTAACGAGGCGGTGAGGATCCTTGCCGAGTATGATAGTCAAGGTAGTGCGCGTCCGTGA
- a CDS encoding 50S ribosomal protein L11, protein MSKRVIAVPLQGGKVAVNPQFQDALKQAGLDPNAVVQRVQEELKKVGKYPVQKVEVEVSSPARYEVKVSLPPIGDLFLKLFGKDTGAHDPRSEVIGDISFEQLVEIALLKKDELKSKSLKSAVKQLLSTCKAMGVSVDGKRADEVMKDVEGGKYDEILNKFEKQWRQ, encoded by the coding sequence ATGTCGAAGCGCGTCATAGCCGTGCCTCTGCAGGGCGGAAAGGTGGCCGTCAACCCCCAGTTTCAAGACGCCCTTAAGCAGGCGGGGCTCGACCCCAACGCCGTCGTGCAGAGAGTGCAGGAGGAGTTGAAAAAGGTGGGGAAGTACCCAGTGCAGAAGGTGGAGGTGGAGGTTTCCTCGCCCGCTAGGTACGAGGTTAAGGTCAGCCTGCCCCCCATAGGCGACTTGTTTCTTAAGCTTTTTGGGAAGGACACCGGGGCCCACGACCCGAGAAGCGAGGTTATTGGCGATATATCGTTTGAGCAGCTAGTAGAGATAGCGTTGTTGAAGAAAGACGAGCTTAAGTCCAAGTCCTTGAAATCGGCGGTGAAGCAGTTGCTCAGCACCTGCAAGGCCATGGGCGTAAGCGTGGACGGGAAGCGGGCCGACGAGGTGATGAAAGACGTGGAGGGGGGTAAGTACGACGAAATTTTAAATAAGTTTGAGAAACAGTGGCGGCAATGA
- a CDS encoding mevalonate kinase produces MSVRIFAPGVVKLFGEHAVVYGKPAISATIDKGVYIECKVGGELVVETLGPPAVLRYRPGEGRAEAVGVEKFLSYVETALRIAEERWGRLAARFSIRSDLPPSVGAATSAAVSVGLLKAYSHCAGAEAGAEELAKLGHRVELEVQGIASPMDTATVSLGGVLKIWANPFRVERLNVDLPPFYVVVLPRFGTTGGIVRDVKSLLERRRSAASVIDAIGRVVEEAEGCLARGDWGCVGELMEIDNWLLGALGVVDGRVVNLLEKLRPFIYGGKISGAGRGGVVLILPREGDVVEKILTAWGHPYYKVSIYHGGAAAV; encoded by the coding sequence GTGTCTGTTAGGATTTTCGCCCCAGGTGTTGTAAAGCTGTTTGGAGAACACGCGGTGGTCTACGGCAAGCCCGCCATATCAGCCACCATAGACAAAGGCGTCTACATAGAGTGCAAGGTGGGGGGCGAGCTCGTGGTGGAGACTCTGGGGCCTCCCGCCGTGTTGAGGTACCGGCCTGGAGAGGGGCGTGCGGAGGCTGTGGGGGTGGAGAAGTTCCTCTCATACGTCGAGACAGCTCTTAGAATTGCAGAGGAGAGGTGGGGGAGGCTGGCCGCTAGGTTTTCGATAAGGAGCGACTTGCCGCCCAGCGTTGGGGCAGCCACGTCGGCCGCGGTGTCTGTCGGGCTGTTGAAGGCGTATTCCCACTGCGCCGGCGCCGAGGCGGGCGCCGAGGAGCTGGCGAAGCTGGGGCACAGGGTGGAGCTCGAGGTCCAGGGGATAGCCTCCCCCATGGATACGGCCACGGTTTCCCTCGGCGGGGTGCTGAAGATATGGGCCAACCCCTTCCGCGTCGAGAGGCTGAACGTGGACCTCCCCCCGTTCTACGTTGTGGTGCTCCCCCGCTTCGGCACCACGGGGGGGATCGTCAGAGATGTCAAGTCGCTGTTGGAGAGGCGGCGCTCTGCTGCTTCGGTGATCGACGCCATTGGACGCGTCGTCGAGGAGGCGGAGGGGTGTCTGGCGAGGGGAGACTGGGGGTGCGTCGGCGAGCTCATGGAGATAGACAACTGGCTACTAGGCGCCTTGGGCGTCGTCGACGGCAGAGTGGTGAACCTCCTCGAGAAGTTGAGGCCGTTTATCTACGGAGGTAAGATAAGCGGCGCGGGCCGCGGCGGCGTTGTGTTGATACTGCCCCGGGAGGGGGACGTGGTGGAGAAGATACTGACCGCCTGGGGCCACCCCTACTACAAAGTCTCTATATACCACGGAGGCGCCGCCGCTGTATGA
- a CDS encoding 50S ribosomal protein L10: MLAISKRAYARSRPYPQSKVRIVNEAVELLRKYPYVFLFDLHGLSSRVLNEYRYRLRPYGAVKIIKPTLFKIAFAKVFGGVPAEVAERVRGEVGFFFTEANPAEVIKIVAENSVRRAAQPGDKAPFDIVVPAGPTNASPGPIISKFGKLKIPTRVQEGKIWIAKDTVVAKAGQEITPEMAEVLRVVGIEPIFEQLRLLGVIWRGQRYVDISELVIDVAKYRELFEAAAAYARNLALNVVYPTREVLQVVLPAAHMRAVALAARLGVVTRETLPMLLSRAVAEANALAAAVAGKAPELGISVAAPQPAAQPQAAQPTEAPKEEAVEEKKEGPSEEEVAGSLASLF; encoded by the coding sequence ATGCTTGCTATAAGTAAGAGGGCGTACGCCAGGTCGAGGCCCTACCCGCAGAGTAAGGTTAGGATCGTAAACGAGGCCGTTGAGCTGTTGAGAAAATACCCGTACGTGTTCCTCTTTGATCTCCACGGTCTCTCGTCGAGGGTTTTGAATGAGTATAGGTACAGGCTGAGGCCCTACGGCGCTGTGAAGATAATTAAGCCCACCCTGTTCAAGATCGCGTTTGCCAAGGTCTTCGGCGGCGTGCCTGCGGAGGTGGCGGAGAGGGTGAGGGGCGAGGTGGGGTTCTTCTTTACCGAGGCTAACCCCGCGGAGGTGATTAAGATAGTGGCTGAGAACAGCGTGAGGAGGGCGGCGCAACCGGGAGACAAAGCTCCCTTTGACATCGTGGTGCCGGCTGGGCCTACCAACGCCTCCCCCGGCCCCATTATTTCGAAATTCGGCAAGCTGAAGATCCCCACCAGGGTGCAGGAGGGCAAGATCTGGATAGCTAAGGACACCGTGGTGGCCAAGGCCGGCCAGGAGATAACGCCGGAGATGGCCGAGGTGTTGAGGGTTGTCGGCATCGAGCCTATTTTTGAACAGCTGAGGCTTCTGGGGGTGATTTGGAGGGGGCAGAGGTACGTGGACATCTCCGAGCTGGTTATAGACGTGGCGAAGTACAGAGAGCTCTTCGAGGCGGCGGCGGCCTACGCGAGGAACCTCGCGCTTAACGTGGTGTACCCGACGAGGGAGGTGTTGCAGGTGGTGTTGCCGGCCGCCCACATGAGGGCGGTGGCGCTGGCGGCGAGGCTGGGTGTTGTGACAAGGGAGACGTTGCCTATGTTGCTCAGCAGGGCTGTGGCCGAGGCGAACGCCTTAGCCGCGGCCGTCGCCGGTAAGGCCCCGGAGCTTGGTATCTCCGTGGCGGCGCCTCAGCCAGCCGCCCAGCCGCAGGCCGCGCAGCCGACGGAGGCCCCCAAGGAGGAGGCTGTGGAGGAGAAGAAGGAGGGCCCCAGCGAGGAGGAGGTAGCCGGGTCGCTGGCGTCGCTTTTTTAA
- a CDS encoding Hsp20/alpha crystallin family protein, with translation MEEFKKAMEEISKSLQKMVEELKEKRDYRLVEEGDEVRIEIDMPGLEPSDISLSVTKDGTALRAEGARGDRKYSRHIRLPVKIDPSSISALYRNGVLTITARKVKEEEIRIPVRG, from the coding sequence ATGGAGGAGTTCAAAAAGGCAATGGAGGAGATTTCTAAATCTCTACAGAAAATGGTGGAGGAGCTCAAGGAGAAGAGGGACTACAGACTGGTGGAGGAGGGGGACGAGGTGAGAATTGAAATCGACATGCCGGGGCTGGAGCCCAGCGACATATCGCTCTCAGTGACTAAAGACGGCACAGCTCTGAGGGCGGAGGGCGCTAGGGGGGATAGGAAATACTCTAGGCACATCCGCCTCCCCGTGAAGATAGATCCCAGCTCAATCTCGGCGCTGTATAGAAACGGTGTTTTGACCATCACAGCCAGGAAGGTGAAAGAGGAGGAGATCAGGATACCCGTAAGGGGCTGA
- a CDS encoding 50S ribosomal protein L1 has protein sequence MSAVINKEALLAKIAEALKRGRQRRFKQSVELIVVLRGVDLSKPENRINLLVELPHPPKPNKIAAFAHGAFEVNARNAGVDAVITRDQVEGLSGNKRAIRKLAKQYDFFIAPPDLMPLLGRVVGPIFGPRGKMPEVVPPNIEVKAVVERLKRAVRVRLRNEPVIKVRIGSEAQDPKEILDNALAVLEEVNRRFPLRQYLDDIYIKKTMGPPVKIRAAEALVK, from the coding sequence ATGAGCGCCGTAATAAACAAAGAGGCTCTCCTGGCCAAGATCGCCGAGGCGTTGAAGAGGGGCAGACAGAGGCGTTTTAAACAGAGCGTGGAGCTTATAGTCGTCTTGAGGGGGGTGGACCTGAGCAAGCCTGAGAACCGTATTAACCTACTTGTCGAGCTTCCCCACCCGCCTAAGCCTAATAAAATCGCAGCGTTTGCCCACGGCGCATTTGAGGTAAATGCCCGAAACGCAGGTGTCGACGCCGTCATCACCAGGGACCAAGTGGAGGGCCTCTCTGGAAACAAGAGAGCTATTAGAAAGCTGGCGAAGCAGTACGACTTCTTCATAGCGCCGCCCGACTTAATGCCGCTTCTCGGCAGAGTGGTAGGCCCCATCTTCGGCCCCCGCGGCAAGATGCCAGAGGTGGTGCCGCCAAACATAGAGGTCAAGGCCGTTGTGGAGAGGCTGAAGCGGGCAGTTAGGGTGAGGCTTAGAAACGAACCTGTTATCAAGGTGAGGATAGGGTCAGAGGCCCAGGACCCCAAGGAGATTCTAGACAACGCCCTGGCGGTGCTTGAGGAAGTGAATAGGAGGTTCCCTCTGAGGCAGTACCTAGACGACATATATATCAAAAAGACGATGGGGCCGCCTGTCAAGATAAGAGCCGCCGAGGCTTTAGTCAAGTAG